TCCGTCGCACATTTGACCAAGCAGGTAAAATGCCTGGTAAGCACGGCGAAAACTTCATGATCCTTCTTGAAGCTCGTCTTGACAACTTAGTTTACCGTATGGGCTTAGCTCGCACTCGTCGTGCAGCTCGCCAATTAGTAAACCACGGTCACATCATGGTTGATGGTGCTCGCGTAGATATCCCATCTTACCGTGTAAAACCTGGTCAAACTATCAGCGTTCGCGAAAAATCTAACAACCTTGTTGTTGTTAAAGAAGCGATCGAAGTTAACAACTTCGTACCAGAATACTTAACTTTCGATGCTGACAAATTAGAAGCTACTTACACTCGTCATGCTGAGCGCGCTGAGTTACCAGCTGAAATCAACGAAGCATTAATCGTAGAGTTCTACTCTCGTTAATGACAAAAAGCCAATCCTGTGGATTGGCTTTTTTCGTTTATATATAAAATAAAGTTATTTATTTTCCTCTTTCTGAACATATACATAAGCATCTTTCTGCTCTTTATGTACATCCACCTTCGAATTCTCTGCAAGCTGACCCGCATTTAGCAAAGAAAAAATAATGAGCGCTTCTAGTGACATTTTGTTTTACCACTCCTTTCTAGTTGTTATACATTTATCATACCGCTTACATGTGATTTCCGTATGAACTCGAAAAGGAGATTACAACAAAAAGGTTACAGGCATATAAATACACGATATAATAACCATAAAATAGGAGGTGGATTCTTTTTGACAATAAACCAAATGGTTCAACTCGGAAGTTCATTTATGCTATTTATTACTTCCGCACTGATGAGTTGGTATCAGGGAAGTAATTTAATAGATAATCCTGATGAATGGAAATATAGCGCTAAATTTACGAATTACTTTAAAGGCACCGTTTCAAATTACGAAGATATTTATCAAATCGATTTTTTTATATATGCAGCAAAATTTTATCCAACAGCATTTATCGTTATGCTCATTAGCTTACTTTATATGCTTATATTAATTCTTTATACTCTATTTAAAAGAAAAGATCCGGCGATTTAAATCCATACATAAAAACCCCGAATCATAAACTTTTCAGCCTACAATTCGGGGTACTATTTGTTTATATTCGTTTCTAATTAGTAACGAATTAAGAAATATTTCTTCTTACCGCGGCGAATGATTGTGAATTTACCTTCGATGCGGTCTTTTTCTGTTACAACGTAGTCTAATGCTTGTGTACGCTCACCGTTTACGTAGATTGCGCCGTTCGTTACATCTTCACGTGCTTGACGTTTTGATGGAGAGATTTTGCTTTCTACAAGTAAGTCGATTAATACTGTATCTTCTGCAGTACGTTCTACAGATGGTACGTCTTTGAATCCTTGCTCGATTTCGCTTGCAGTCAGTTCTGCTACAGAACCGCTGAATAATGCAGCTGAAATTTTAATCGCTTGCTCTAATGCTTCTTCGCCGTGAACAAGTTTTGTCATTTCTGCACCTAATGCTTTTTGTGCTGCACGTTTTTCTGGCGCTTCAGCTACTTGCTTTTCAAGCTCAAGAATTTCTTCATGAGATAAGAATGTGAAGTATTTTAAGTATTTAACAACATCACGGTCATCTGTGTTAATCCAGAATTGGTAGAACTCGTAAGGAGTTGTTTTCTCTGGGTCTAACCAAATTGCGCCGCCTTCTGTTTTACCAAACTTCGTACCGTCAGATTTTGTAACAAGTGGAATTGTTAAACCGAATGCTTTCGCATCTTCTTCTGATTTACGGATTAATTCAAGACCAGCTGTAATGTTACCCCATTGGTCACTACCACCGATTTGTAGGCGGCAATTATGGTGTTGGTATAAGTTTAAGAAGTCGTATGATTGTAAAATCATGTAACTAAACTCAGTAAATGAAATACCAGTTTCTAAACGAGATGCTACTGTATCTTTTGCTAGCATATAGTTTAAACCGAAGTTTTTACCGATATCGCGTAAGAATGAAATGACATCTAAGTTACCAAGCCAGTCATAGTTGTTAGCCATCGTTGCTGGGTTTTCCACGTTTTCGAACTCTAAGAAGTTTGAAAGTTGGTTTTTAATGCTTTCTGTGTAGTAAGCAACTGTATCTTTCGTATTTAATGTACGCTCTGCTTTTTTACCACTTGGATCACCGATCATACCAGTACCACCGCCAACAAGTGCGATTGGTTGGTGACCAGCTAATTGGAAACGACGTAACATTAATACTGGTAACATATGACCGATGTGTAAGCTATCCGCTGTCGGGTCGAAACCACAGTATAATTTAACGCTTTCTTTTTCTAATAATTGCTCAAGGCCCTCAGCGTCTGTTTGCTGATTAATTAGACCGCGAAATTCAAGATCTTGTAAAATACCCATATCCTACATACTCTCCTTTAAGTTCATTACTGGCGTGAAGGTTAAAAACATAAAAAAATCGCCCCTTCAAATAAGGGACGATTTTGATTATCGCGTTACCACCCTAGTTGCAGACCAAAAAAAGCCTACCACCTTATTTACATAACGGCTTAGCACCGTCTCTTCCCTTTTGAATACAATTCAATCGAAAAAAGATGCTCTAGGGGCGTAATTCGCGATCATCTATGTGCTGATTTTCACCGGCCATCAGCTCTCTAAAACAGGGAAATGATCACTACTTCTCCCTTTCCACGCTCAATTATTCATATACTTTTCTTTATACCATCATTTATATAGGCGTGTCAAATAAGGTCGGGTTTCTCTTCTTGCCAATCCTTTACAACGTCATAAAGAGTATCGTAATAAGAGAAAGAATTGGAACCCCAACTAATAACGATAGGTGAAACACAACTGATAAATCATTCCCAATCGTAGCCTCCACAGGATCTTTCGCCGGGGAACCAAGAAACCCGATTAATCGATCGAATCGACTTACCGTTTTTGGAAAGTCCGGTACTTCTACATGGTCACTATCTAAATGCTGTTTTAATTTATATTCACTCTTAAAGGGATTTTCGCTCAATTTCGTCCACCTCCAGCAATTGTTTCAATTTCTTTATCCCGTTATGAAGTCTCAACTTCACCGTTCCGACTGGAATATCTAATACCTCTGCAATTTCTTTTTGCTGCATGTCATGATAATAAGAAAGGATTAGGACTGCTCTTTGCTCTTCTGGAACTTTCAAAATTGCTTCTCTTACTGTGAGCCGATCTTCGTGAGAAAATTCTTTTTCCTGAATCGGCACTAAAAACGGCAAAAGCGTACGCCACTTTTTTCTCCTATTTAATTTATTAATCATAAGACGATAACCAATTTGAAATAAATACGTTTTTATTTTTCCCTTTTCAGGTTCATACATATGTTTCTTACGCTCTAGCGTCAAAAACGTATCTTGGACAAGGTCGATACTCAATTGTTCATCTCGGTTAAATCGATATAAAAATGTGTATAGCGCTGGTTTGATTAAAACATATAGTTTTTCCCCAGCCTGCTTATCTCCACTTTGATACGCAAGCATGAGCTCCTCCTCAATCCCAATCTGCGCCATGATTTTTGATCTCCTTGATACCTTTTAACGTTAACGAAATGCGGGAAATTAAATAGCAACTTGCGACAATAATCCATACTTGTGATTGATTCGTAAAAAATTGAACGTACGGATTTTGAATTGTCTGGCCGGTTGAAACTAAAATATTTAATGCTTGCACACATATGCATGCATACACTGCCAGGCAAGCCGAAATCGTATCAAATACATTCCAGCGAAAATATACTTTTGTTTTTGTAAAATCAATTTTATATCCTTTTTTCCGTACTATATGTTTTCTATCAAACGGAATAATGATGGAAAACATAACAATCATCATAACTCCAGCTGTGATCATTGAAACTTTAAATCCAATCGGCATCGGTAATAACAGACCACAAGAAAATACGGCTATAATTCCAATTAAAGCAAAAGTAAGAAGTAATTTATTAGACATAGAAAAGCCTCCCTCATCTATTCTTTCATAAATGTATACAGACGAGGAAGGCACTTCGTTCAAATATTATTTTATTTTTTTATAATCTTTGCAGGATTTCCGCCAACTACTACATGATCTGGCACACCTTTTGATACAACTGGATCAGTCGTTATCTACATTTCTCCTAGTATCATTTTTTTCTGTTTTCATTTTATTCCCTCTTTAACTTCTATGTAAGTTAAAGAGGGAATAAAAAAGAAAGGTCTGAACGCTATTTCGTTCAGACCTTTCTCTCTTAATCTTCCATCGTTGATAAGTCACCTGTTGGTAAGTTTAACTCCCACGCTTTTAATACGCGGCGCATAATTTTACCGCTTCTCGTTTTCGGTAATTTATCTCTAAATTCAATTTGTCTTGGCGCTGCATGAGCTGCTAGACCTTTCTTTACAAATTGACGAATTTCTTCTTTTAATTCTTCAGATGGTTCGTACCCTGCACGAAGCGCGATAAATGCTTTAATAATTTCGCCGCGCACCGGATCAGGAATACCAATTACACCAGCTTCTGCAACAGCAGCATGCTCGATTAATTTGCTTTCCACTTCAAACGGACCAACGCGCTCACCTGACGTCATAATTACATCGTCAATACGCCCTTGGAACCAGAAGTATCCATCCTCGTCCATGTATGCAGAGTCACCTGATACGTACCAATCGCCTGGCATGAAGTAAGACTCATACTTTTGCTTGTTATTCCAAATTCCGCGCATCATAGCTGGCCAACCTTTGCCAATTGCTAAGTTACCCATTGTGTATGGTGGCACTTCATTTCCTTCATTATCAACAATCGCTGCTTTTACACCTGGAATTGGCTTACCCATTGAACCTGGACGGATTTCCATACAAGGGTAGTTACAAATAACTTGTCCACCTGTTTCTGTCATCCACCACGTATCATGAATACGAAGTCCAAAGGCGTTCATACCCCAGCGAATTACTTCTGGATTTAACGGTTCACCAACGCTTAATACGTGACGCACTTGTGATAAATCGTATTTTTTAATTGCATCTTGTCCAGCACCCATTAACATACGGAACGCTGTTGGTGCACTATACCAAACTGTTACACCGTAATCTTGCAGTGCTTCATACCACGCTTCTGGACTAAAGCGTCCGCCTAAAATAACATTTGATGCCCCGACTAACCACGGTGCAAAAATACCGTAAGCAGTTCCCGTTACCCAGCCTGGGTCAGCTGTGCACCAATATACATCGTCTTCTTTTAAATCTAATACCCACTTCGCCGTTTGATAGTGCTGAACCATTGCGTTTTGCGCATGAAGCACACCTTTTGGCTTACCAGTAGAACCAGACGTGTAATGTAGAATCAAACCGTCTTCACGGCCTAACCATTCAATATGTAATTCTTTTGAAGCTTGTTCAAATAAAGGATTGAACGCTACCGTTTTACCGCCTTCTTCTACATGATCCCCAACAAGGAAGACTGTTTTTAAAGCAGGTAAATCATTTAATGGTACACGCTCTAACAATTCAGGTGTTGTAATTAACACTTTTGCTTCGCTATCTTCTAAACGATCGCGAACTGCGCCTTCCATAAATGCTTCAAATAGCGGACCAACAATTGCTCCCAATTTCACTGCACCAAGAAGGGCGAAATATAACTCTGGGGAACGCGGCATAAAAATAAAAACGCGATCGCCTTTTTCTACATCGCCATAATTTTTCAGGACATTTCCTGCTTTATTAGAAAAATCCTTCATTTCCTTAAATGTATACTTCTCTTTTCGAGATCCATCTTGATAATAAAGGGCTACTTTATTCTTTCGATCGGATTTCGCATGCTTATCAATTGCTTCATACGCCATATTTACTCGGCCTGCTTCATTCCAAGTAAAGTTTTTATTAACCTCTTCCCAGTTAAAATTCGCGTATGCCTCATCATAATTCGGCAAATTATTTTCTCCTTTAATGACAGGAAGCGTTTCTACTTTCATACTTTACATCCCCCTCCTATGTATTCTATTATCTATTATAATAACATTATTTAAAATTTTCAGTATATTTGTTGATTTTTAGACAAATTTTTAATGACAAATTTCGATTCACATCGCATATATTATAAAGTACGATATGAATAGATTCACAAACCCTCAAGGTGGTGAGCAATACATTGATTCATAAAAAAATATATAATGCTAGAAACTTAAAAACAGCGAAAGGCACTTTAATTATTGAAGGGCCTGTCTCTACACATAACTTAGAAATGTATGAATTTCATACAGATTTAGTTGCGTTTCGTCCTGCCGAGCAGCAATATAAAGCAATTGTCGAAATTTCTAAATTGCCAGAAGCTCGTCTCATTATTGCTAGACATGACCAAACGATTGTTGGATATGTTACATACTTGTATCCTGATCCACTTGAACGATGGTCAGAAGGAAAGATGGAAAACTTAATTGAACTCGGGGCGATTGAAGTTGTCCCTGCCTTCCGTGGTTGCGCTGTCGGAAAGAACTTATTAGAAGTTTCCATGATGGACGATTATATGGAAGATTACATTATATTGACGACTGAATATTATTGGCACTGGGATTTAAAACAAACAGGTTTAAATGTTTGGGAGTACCGAAAAGTAATGGAAAAGATGATGAATGCTGGCGGGTTACAATGGATGGCTACAGATGATCCTGAAATTTGTTCACATCCTGCTAACTGTTTAATGGTCCGCATCGGTAAACGCGTTGATACGGATTCTATTCAAGCATTTGATCGTCTACGTTTTCACAATCGTTTTATGTATTAATAAAGGGGGCAACTGGAATGATTGTAGAAGAAATTATGAATCAAGATGTGGTGACACTACGTCCAAACGATACAATCGAAACAGCAATCCGAACGATACGCACGAAAGGCATTCGGCACATTCCAATTGTCGATCAAAATAATCATGTCGTAGGCATTATTTCTGATCGGGATGTAAGAGATGCAAGTCCGTCTATTTTAGATGAACAAGTTTCACTCGATATGCTGAAGCAACCACTTGAACTTATTATGAAACACCCTGTTATGACTTGCCATCCTCTCGATTTCGTTGAGGAAATTGCTACTTTATTTTTTGAAAATAAAATTGGCTGTCTCCCTGTTACAAAGGCAGGAAAGTTAGTTGGAATTATTTCTGAATCTACTGTACTGCACACGTTAGTGAAATTAACAGGAGCACATCAACCGAGTTCACAAATTGAAATTCAAGTAAAAAATGAACCTGGCATTCTCGGAAAAGTCGTTGCTATTTTTAGTGAGTTACAAATTAATATCGTGAGCGTTCTCGTCTACCCAGCAAAAGATGAGAATGATAAAGTACTCGTTTTCCGCATTCAAACGATGAATCCACTAAAAGTGATTGATGCACTTGAAGCAGAAGGCTACCGCGTATTATGGCCAAACATTATGGGGATGCAAGCATGAGTAGCGCGTTTATTTATTCGGATGACTTTCGGGGCTATTCATTTAGCCCTGATCATCCCTTTAACCAACTGCGCGTCACACTTACGTATGATTTATTACAAAAGGGCGGTTTCATCTCTCCTTCCCAAATCATCTCACCACGGATGGCTACAGATGAAGAGATTGCCTACATTCATACAGAGGAGTACATAAATGCGGTAAAACGTGCTGGAGAAGGTAAGTTAGAAAAATCAATTGCGATGACATATGGACTCGGAACAGAAGATACACCAATGTTTCCAAATATGCACGAAGCAAGCGCATTACTCGTTGGCGGTACGTTAACCGCTGTCGATGCTGTTCTTTCTGGGAAAGTAAAACACGCTCTCAATTTAGGTGGTGGCTTACATCATGGCTTCCGTGGCAAAGCATCTGGCTTTTGCATTTATAACGATAGTTCCATCGCAATGAAATATATTCAAAAGAAGTACGGTTTACGCGTTTTATATATTGATACGGATGCTCATCACGGTGATGGTGTACAGTGGTCCTTTTATGACGATCCTAACGTATGCACCATTTCACTACATGAAACTGGTCGATATTTATTCCCTGGAACTGGCGCTGTAAACGAACGCGGACAAGGTAATGGCTATAGTTATTCTTTTAACGTTCCACTCGATGCTTTTACAGAAGACGAATCGTTTTTAGATTCCTATCGAACTGTTGTAAAAGAAGTGGCCGCATACTTTAAACCGGATATTATTTTAACGCAAAATGGTGCTGACGCACATTACTACGACCCACTTACACACCTTTGCGCAACGATGAATATTTACCGCGAGATACCAAAGCTCGCTCGCGAAATCGCTAACGAATATTGCGAAGGTCGCTGGATTGCTGTCGGCGGCGGTGGCTATGACCACTGGCGTGTCGTCCCAAGAGCTTGGGCACTCATTTGGCTCGAAATGAACAACATCCAAAACATCTCAGGTTATCTCCCTCCAGAATGGATTGACGCTTGGAAAGGACAAGCTGAAACAGAACTTCCTCTCACATGGGAAGATCCAAACAACATGTATAAACCTATCCCCCGCAAACCAGAAATTGAAGAAAAGAACGCATTAACTGTAGCAAAATCCCTTGAAATTATTCGGAATAATATGAAAAAATCTTTGTACTAAACGAAAAGGAGGCTCGTTTTTGAATAGCCTCCTTTTATTTAAAACTTGCTATTATTGTCGATTTCTGTCGGTAAGTCGATATATTTTAATAATCGCTGATATATTTCAAGTTGCGCCGATATATTTTGATAATCGCTGATATATTTTGAGTTGCGCCGATATATTTTGATAATCGCTGATATATTTTATTTAATAATTAACTGCTTCAACTTTTATAAGACTATGAGATTTTTTCAAAAGAAATATTTCATACTAAAAACAACAAGCAGAACAAAACAATCATTAAACCTACATCAAGGAATACTGCCTTTTTATCTCCTTCTTTTATACTCATTATAAAAGAAGAAATGATTTTAATTCCAAAAAAGACCATCATAAATAACCCACCGAAATGATCATTCGTATAATCGTCATCATAAAACATTTGTATTGCACCTATTAGTAATAAAACAAGTATGATATTAGTTCCAACCTTTAAAATCTTGTTTGATTTATTATCTTTTAATATATCCCCCAAAATGTAGCACGCCCTCTCACACTCTCCTATGTTTTTATCTCTCTTTATAGTTTAACATAAATTACCTATCCTCCCCTTTTGATCACATACAAAAAAAACCTGCCAAAACTTTGACAGGTTCCCTACACATTAAAACGATAACCAGCCCCCCACACTGTTTCAATATATTGCGGGTGAGCAGGATCTCTTTCAATTTTTTCACGTAACTTTCTAATATGAACGACAACAGTTGCTAAATCACCAGCGGAGTCTAATCCCCAAATGCGTTCAAATAACTGTTCTTTATTTAATACTTGGTTTGGGTTTGTGACAAAGAATGTTAATAAATCTTTCGTTGTAAAGGCGATTTCTTCATTGTTTATAAAAACTTTCCTCGCCCTTTGATCAATAGAGATTCCGTGAATATATAGCGTATCGCGTTGCTTACTTACATTTCCTAATAATCTTTCATAACGAGAAATATGGGCTTTTACTCTTGCTACTAGCTCACTCGGGCTAAACGGTTTCGTTATATAATCATCCGCTCCTAATCCGAGCCCGCGAATTTTATCTATATCTTCTTTTTTTGCTGAAACAAGTAGAATCGGAATATCTTTTATAGCTCGAATTTGCTTACAAATTTCAAATCCATTCATTTTCGGAAGCATAATATCTAAAATAATTAAATCGTAGTCTTCTTGCAGGGCCATTTGTAAACCTGTTTCTCCTGAATGTTCTACATCAACTTGAAAATCATTAATTTCTAAATAATCTCGCTGTAATTCTGCAATGCTTACTTCATCTTCTATTAGTAAAATTCTTTTCAATTTACTCACCACATTTCTCTACTTTTTCCAATGAGAAGAAAATGCTTGTGCCTTCCCCAAGCTCGCTTTCCGCCCAAATATTTCCGCCATGTTCTTCAATAATTTGCTTCGCTATCGCTAAGCCAAGTCCACTTCCACCTGTACTAGAATTTCGCGATTGCTCTGCACGATAGAAACGTTCAAAAATATAAGGAAGTGTATCAGATTCTATACCTGATCCGTTGTCCATTACTTTCACAATCACTTTATTGTTATCACTCGATACTGTTACAGTAATTTTCTTTTCTTCTTTATCCATGTATTTCACACTATTATGAATTAAATTTGATATCACTCTATTTATCTTTTCGCAATCAGCTGTTACATAAAGTGGGGATGCATGTAATTGTAAGTTAACTTCTATACCTTCTTTACTTAAATCCATCTGCATCTCTTCTATTAATTCTTGCATAAACATATTTAATTCAACCGTTTCAAACTGAAAGGGAACTCGATTCAAATCGAGCTTTGAGAATAAAAATAATTCATCAATGAGTGTATCCATATGTCTTGCTTTCGTATGGATAGTCGTTAAGTACTTATCCATTTTTTCTGGCGTATTTGCTACTCCGTCTTTTATTCCTTCTACATATCCAATAATAGATGTAATCGGTGTTTTTAAATCGTGAGAGATGTTTGAAATGAGCTCTTTTCGATTTTCTTCATACTGCGTTTGCATCTCTATCGATTCTTTTAATTTCTTCCTCATTTCCTCAAATCCTTGATTCAATTGCCCAATTTCATCGTGCGATGTAACTGGTATGTGAAAATCTAAATTTCCTTCTTTAATTTTTCCAGTCGCATCTTTCAATACAAAGATTGGTTTTATGACACTTCTTGAGACGAGGTAACTTAATAATCCAATAAGTAAAATAGCTAACAGTAAAAGTGATACGAACAAAATCGGAAATAACTTTTGTGTAAGATCTACAAATGAACTTTGCTTCTTTAATACAAATATACTCCCCTCTTCTTCCTGAGGAAAATAAAAATCAAACTTTACATATCGATAAAATGTATCGCCTAATTCCGTTGTACCACGACTATTAATATTTGCTGATTCAAATTTCGGAAGGGCTTCCTTTAAAGCCACACTTTCAAATACTTTTGTAGCATAAGAAATGGTTTCTCCCTTTCTTACAACTATTTTCACCCCTTCTTTTTCAAGTGATGAAACGAACGATTCATCTAATAGTTGCGATTGATGTTTCTTTGCTGCCGTCTTTAACTCAATATACGCATTCTCTTCTTCTGACGTAAGCGGCTTTTGAATATAGGAGCTTTTATAGAAATTTTTCACTGCTTCCAAATCACCTGTTATCGAAAAAACGATTAAAAATCCCGCGATTAATATAAGCGTAATGGAAACAAGAATGACAGCGATATAAGAAAATAAAAACCTTGTTTTAATAGACATATGTTACATCCTCACTTTATCAAACCTTATTACTCATAAGCATAAAAATATATGTTCAAATACTCAAGCGATTTTATAGTAATTTTAGCGTCAGTTTATAAAAATTTAATGTTCTTCTTTTACAGTTGAAATGAGGAGGTTGAAATTCCATGTTCAAAAAAACATTAAGCATGATATGTTGCGTAATTTTTTTACAAGGTTGCTCACAAGAACAAGAAGTTAAAAAGGAGATGACAAACATGGAGACAGCGCTACTAACAGCTACTGAGAAACAAGAAACGAATACTGTTATATCGTTACTCAAAAAAGGGGCTGACATAAATATAACAGACAATAAAGGACGTACCCCTCTTATGATTGCTACATACAAAAATGATGTAAAAACCGCAAAAGCGCTTATCGATGCTGGTGCTGACGTAAATATCCAAGATGATATGAAAAACAATCCCTTTTTATACGCTGGGGCAGAAGGTTACTTAGATATTTTAAAACTAACAATTGATGCTGGCGCAGATCCATCGCTTACGAATCGATATGGCGGTACAGCTCTTATCCCAGCCTCAGAACATGGCTATGTTGATGTTATAAAAGAACTCCTCACGCGAACAAATATCGATGTAAACCATGTAAATAACCTCGGATGGACAGCTTTAATGGAAGCCATCGTACTAAGTAACGGAAATGAAACACAACAACAAGTCATCCGCCTGCTCATTGAGCACGGTGCAGATATAAACATTCCAGATAATGATGGTGTTACTCCGCTAGAGCATGCTCGTGCTCATCACTTTGAAGAGATAGAGAAGATTTTGCTAGAAGGACATAAGTAAAACGCTAATTTTTGCCTTCCTTTCCCGCCCTATGCTACATTTAACTCGTTATAACAATATGAATAGGGTGGGAATACAAATGAACAAACCTAAAATTGGAATGATTGGACTTGGAAGTATCGCACAAAAAGCCTATCTTCCAACACTTACAAAAGAAACAAATTGGAATTTTGTAGGGGCATTTACACCTAACGCGGAGAAAAGAAAACAAATTTGCCAGCAATACCGCATTCAAGACTTCCATTCTATTGAAACGTTAGCTTCGGAATGCGATGCAATCTTCGTTCATAGTTCAACTGCATCGCATTATGAAATCGTTTCTGAACTTCTGAAAAAAGGAATCGATGTTTACGTTGATAAGCCGCTAGCTGCTACAGTAGAACAAGCTGAGAAGCTAGTCGAGTTGAGCGAAAAATATAACCGAAAGTTAATGGTCGGATTTAATCGCCGCTTCGTTCCTATGTATGTTGCGGCAAAAGAGCAAGCTCATCATATTTCATGGATTCGAATTGAAAAGCATCGTACAAATAAAATCGGGCCCTATACGTACGACTTTACGATGTTAGATGATTACTTACATATTGTAGATACTGCTCGCTGGTTAGCTAACGATGAGCTTAACGTCGTTCATAATATGATGCAAATCAATGAAAAGAATGAACTTCTTTACGGACATCATACATATACAACTGCAAATGGACTGTTACTTTCTACCGCAATGCACCGCCATGCCGGTACAAATTTAGAACAAATTGAACTTGTAACGGCGGGAAAAATCATTCGTGTAAAAAACATGAACACATTTGAAGTTGAACAGGAAAACTCTGTTTCACAAAGTGGTTCCCCCTCATGGGAAACGACGTTAAAACAACGCGGTTTTGAAGATGCTGTTCATCATTTTATTGACTGTGTACACGGAGACACAAAGCCGTTAGTAGATGGATTAGAAGGATTAAAAACGCAGCAAATGCTCCAATCTCTACTGAATGATATAAACAAAAATTAAAACGGATACATTTTTCAGAATTTACTTTCATTCCCA
This genomic window from Bacillus anthracis str. Vollum contains:
- a CDS encoding HAMP domain-containing sensor histidine kinase, with the protein product MSIKTRFLFSYIAVILVSITLILIAGFLIVFSITGDLEAVKNFYKSSYIQKPLTSEEENAYIELKTAAKKHQSQLLDESFVSSLEKEGVKIVVRKGETISYATKVFESVALKEALPKFESANINSRGTTELGDTFYRYVKFDFYFPQEEEGSIFVLKKQSSFVDLTQKLFPILFVSLLLLAILLIGLLSYLVSRSVIKPIFVLKDATGKIKEGNLDFHIPVTSHDEIGQLNQGFEEMRKKLKESIEMQTQYEENRKELISNISHDLKTPITSIIGYVEGIKDGVANTPEKMDKYLTTIHTKARHMDTLIDELFLFSKLDLNRVPFQFETVELNMFMQELIEEMQMDLSKEGIEVNLQLHASPLYVTADCEKINRVISNLIHNSVKYMDKEEKKITVTVSSDNNKVIVKVMDNGSGIESDTLPYIFERFYRAEQSRNSSTGGSGLGLAIAKQIIEEHGGNIWAESELGEGTSIFFSLEKVEKCGE
- a CDS encoding response regulator transcription factor — protein: MKRILLIEDEVSIAELQRDYLEINDFQVDVEHSGETGLQMALQEDYDLIILDIMLPKMNGFEICKQIRAIKDIPILLVSAKKEDIDKIRGLGLGADDYITKPFSPSELVARVKAHISRYERLLGNVSKQRDTLYIHGISIDQRARKVFINNEEIAFTTKDLLTFFVTNPNQVLNKEQLFERIWGLDSAGDLATVVVHIRKLREKIERDPAHPQYIETVWGAGYRFNV
- a CDS encoding ankyrin repeat domain-containing protein; amino-acid sequence: MFKKTLSMICCVIFLQGCSQEQEVKKEMTNMETALLTATEKQETNTVISLLKKGADINITDNKGRTPLMIATYKNDVKTAKALIDAGADVNIQDDMKNNPFLYAGAEGYLDILKLTIDAGADPSLTNRYGGTALIPASEHGYVDVIKELLTRTNIDVNHVNNLGWTALMEAIVLSNGNETQQQVIRLLIEHGADINIPDNDGVTPLEHARAHHFEEIEKILLEGHK
- a CDS encoding Gfo/Idh/MocA family protein; the encoded protein is MNKPKIGMIGLGSIAQKAYLPTLTKETNWNFVGAFTPNAEKRKQICQQYRIQDFHSIETLASECDAIFVHSSTASHYEIVSELLKKGIDVYVDKPLAATVEQAEKLVELSEKYNRKLMVGFNRRFVPMYVAAKEQAHHISWIRIEKHRTNKIGPYTYDFTMLDDYLHIVDTARWLANDELNVVHNMMQINEKNELLYGHHTYTTANGLLLSTAMHRHAGTNLEQIELVTAGKIIRVKNMNTFEVEQENSVSQSGSPSWETTLKQRGFEDAVHHFIDCVHGDTKPLVDGLEGLKTQQMLQSLLNDINKN
- the acuC gene encoding acetoin utilization protein AcuC, encoding MSSAFIYSDDFRGYSFSPDHPFNQLRVTLTYDLLQKGGFISPSQIISPRMATDEEIAYIHTEEYINAVKRAGEGKLEKSIAMTYGLGTEDTPMFPNMHEASALLVGGTLTAVDAVLSGKVKHALNLGGGLHHGFRGKASGFCIYNDSSIAMKYIQKKYGLRVLYIDTDAHHGDGVQWSFYDDPNVCTISLHETGRYLFPGTGAVNERGQGNGYSYSFNVPLDAFTEDESFLDSYRTVVKEVAAYFKPDIILTQNGADAHYYDPLTHLCATMNIYREIPKLAREIANEYCEGRWIAVGGGGYDHWRVVPRAWALIWLEMNNIQNISGYLPPEWIDAWKGQAETELPLTWEDPNNMYKPIPRKPEIEEKNALTVAKSLEIIRNNMKKSLY